The nucleotide sequence ACTCACGGAAGTGTCTTGGAGTGCGACCTTTGGTGATGTGAGCTTGACTGCTGCAGAGATTCGCAATCTGGCCAGTCAGCATCGACCAGTTGTGCAAGCTCACGGCAAGTGGGTTGAGCTGTCTCACGCTGATCTGGCCGCTGCCGCCCAAGCCCTTGCCGACGCCGAAGACCAAACCACCATGACTGGGGCAGACATGTTACGCCGTGCCCTCGGTCTTGATGGGGTCATGCTCGAAGGCGGGATTAGTCTCCAAGGTGATGGTTGGGCAGCCGACCTGTTAAACAGTGCAAAGAATATTCCCACTGAACCCGACACCAATCCAGCTTGTTTCTTTGGCACCCTGCGTTCCTACCAGGCCGACGCGGTGGCATGGTTGGACTTTTTAGATGCCGCCGGGTTGGGTGGATGTTTAGCTCTCGACATGGGGCTCGGCAAAACCCCGACTGTGCTTGCCCACCTGGGTACGAGTATCAAAGGGTTAGGGTCCAATGTGGTTGATGACCAGCCGGCCAGAGGCACCTCAATCATTATCGTTCCACCCGCTGTAGTCGGGAACTGGGCCAATGAAGCCCGCCGCTTCACTCCCCACTTGTCACGTCTCATTCATCACGGTCCAAACCGTCGCAGTGGTGAAGATTTCTTGCAGGCGGTGCGCAATCACGACATCGTGATTACGACCTACGGCACGGCTGTTCGTGATATTGCACTTCTTGAACAGGTCGAATGGGGCAAGGTCGTGCTTGACGAAGCCCAAATTATTAAAAACCCGGCCAGTGAAACGGCTCAACAGCTCCGCCGCCTCAATGCGTATAACCGTATCGTATTGACGGGTACCCCCATTGAAAATGGGCTGGGTGACCTGTGGGCATTGCTCGACTTTACAAACCCAGGCCTTGTGGGTGGGCGCAATACGTTTGTCGCCCAGCTCGGGGCAACCGGCAGTGATGAAAACGCCTTACAAACCCTGAACGGTGTGCTGGTGTATCGGCGCACCAAGGCTGAAGCCTCTATTGCTGAAGAGCTCCCTGACCGTATTGACCGCATTGAGTATTGCTCAATGACCCCAGAACAGATTGGGATGTATCAGGCAGTACTCGATCAGCTCATGGCTGACCCCACAACCCAAGGCACTGGAGCGGCAAAACGTGGCAACGTCTTAGCGGCCATCACGGCACTTAAACAGATCTGTAACCACCCAGCGGCATACACGAATGACCGTGAACCGTTAGATGGTCGTTCAGGCAAGTTGACCCGTCTCGGGGAAATTGCTGACAACGTATGGCGTAATGGGGAAAAGATGCTCGTGTTCACCCACTTTGCCCGTTGGGGTGAACGCCTTGCGGACTGGCTGAGTGAACGGATGGGCCAGAAGATTTATTGCTACCACGGTGGTCTCTCTCGCCCCGCCCGCGACGACATTGTGGACCAGTTCCAAGCCACACCTGAAGGGACCAGTGCCGCGATGGTGCTCAGTTTGAAAGCCGGTGGTACAGGGTTGAACCTCACCGCAGCGAATCACGTGGTGCTGTATGACCGTTGGTGGAATCCTGCAGTTGAAGATCAAGCCCGTGACCGCGTCTGGCGTATCGGCCAAAAACATACGGTTATGGCCCACCGTTTGGTCTGTCCAGGAACCGTTGATCAGCGAGTTGAGGAAGTGGTTGAAGGGAAACGGATGATCGCTGATATGGCCTTGCCGAAGTCATCTAGCGTGGGTGATCTGGATGCGGCTGGGCTACAGCGTGCGCTTGGTATCGATACCGATGAACTTGTCCAAGACGATACTGATGGTCCCGTATCAGAAGAATTGACCTCGCCAACCACCCCATCGGAGACAACTGGTTCTCCAACGGGTGAGCGCGTCTTGGACGGGACGGGCCATTCGTGGGTATTGGATGGCACGATTGGGGGCAAATACTCCGCGTTTGCCCAGGAGGAACTGTAAATGAACGCGAATCGTCGGCGCCGTAAACGGCCTGGTTATCAGCACACCTCTGGTGCCGCCCAGCCATCTGGCGGTTCACCTTCAAAGGCAGATAAGCGCAACGGTGTGGCCTTTTGGGGTGACGATGCGGCACTCCCTGATATGACCGAGCGTGTCGTTCTAACTGATGACCCTGCTGCGGTACCACGCAGCCTGGGGCACCCGCCACTTCCAGGCAATGAAGTGATTGCGAGTAACTATTTTGAGGCCGTGCATATGCGGGCCGTCCAATTTGGGGGTGCCTTGGCTGCCTCTGCTGGTCTGTTATAACCCCGTCCAGCTGTCATGCTGATGACCACCTCAGGGATGAGTGTGATCATCAGCAATCGGCGTGGCCCCTGGCGGTGCGAGGGGCCGCCTAGTCAGCAATCACCTGTGCGATCGCGTTGGCTACATAGTCAAGATTTGCCTCACGAAGCCCACCGATATTGATGCGGCTCGATGAGACGGCATAGACCCCAAATTGGTCAATCAATTGATCAACTTGCGCGGCACTAATACCCAAAAATGAGAACATCCCTTTCTCATGGCGAATAAAGTCAAACCGGTCGCTACCGGTCAGGTTTGCGAGGCGATCAGCAAGCCCGTTGCGTAAGGCACGTAAGCGAGCACCCATTTCTTCAATTTCGTCGGCCCACTCTTGATAGAGCGCATCATCGGCGAGTACCGTGCCGACGACAGCACCGCCATGGGCAGGGGCCAAGGAATAGGTCGAGCGTGCGATCTGGGTCATTTGGCTTTGTGCAATGTCTCGTATGGCCGTATCCCTGGTAACCACAATCGCGGCACCAACTCGTTCTCGGTAAATCCCAAAGGACTTAGATGCACTCAGCGCGACAAATAGCTCTGGCAGTTTATTGGCCATAATCTGAATGCTTCGCGCATCCTCAACCAGGCCGTCACCTAAACCCAAATACGCGGTATCCATCAGCACCTGGAAACCTTGATTATTGGCAAGGTCTGCAAGC is from Stomatohabitans albus and encodes:
- a CDS encoding DEAD/DEAH box helicase; its protein translation is MQHPLGTDITTVSRNPFVGAAQPRLEPFAAIDQGNGSLDFELESVVLARKVRAADDALAQARYSVRRPERALVLEDFDNARTALADQYNRLTGKAIQRRLDDPRPQSQDSAKTKLPAKKAKLVKTAPTPQPVSVEPDERLKAGTTRLQLSWTNGDVIAWASGFEASAASHDQIRERLQATGAPVAAFEPTADIRLPNGQQVSALRAPVSGTLGWLVTVPGQATHLGDALAPSLKWLGLSAVLAVRLVAQGRFVLQLDRGSLGGGKSKKTRKLDTSPTEWVVRWVPALIDHNELIGLTDSLPGAVPVLDDQKDPRAYTQAVLADLLNAVCTQAAALIDTPAALDRPRTPAECGEAVLAHMDGKPFMLPNQRGYEISRGLQSWAKNVLGASTISLALQLDEPDEYGAWYLQVLSLTKEGAEPVDAAMGSASNSRREQIKKELERLEGLYPVLERTKGHRRGEVILSTDEAWELMTDIGPILSAAGFEMRVPPLSRKRIAPGLKLTSKADANQTSVGARQLTEVSWSATFGDVSLTAAEIRNLASQHRPVVQAHGKWVELSHADLAAAAQALADAEDQTTMTGADMLRRALGLDGVMLEGGISLQGDGWAADLLNSAKNIPTEPDTNPACFFGTLRSYQADAVAWLDFLDAAGLGGCLALDMGLGKTPTVLAHLGTSIKGLGSNVVDDQPARGTSIIIVPPAVVGNWANEARRFTPHLSRLIHHGPNRRSGEDFLQAVRNHDIVITTYGTAVRDIALLEQVEWGKVVLDEAQIIKNPASETAQQLRRLNAYNRIVLTGTPIENGLGDLWALLDFTNPGLVGGRNTFVAQLGATGSDENALQTLNGVLVYRRTKAEASIAEELPDRIDRIEYCSMTPEQIGMYQAVLDQLMADPTTQGTGAAKRGNVLAAITALKQICNHPAAYTNDREPLDGRSGKLTRLGEIADNVWRNGEKMLVFTHFARWGERLADWLSERMGQKIYCYHGGLSRPARDDIVDQFQATPEGTSAAMVLSLKAGGTGLNLTAANHVVLYDRWWNPAVEDQARDRVWRIGQKHTVMAHRLVCPGTVDQRVEEVVEGKRMIADMALPKSSSVGDLDAAGLQRALGIDTDELVQDDTDGPVSEELTSPTTPSETTGSPTGERVLDGTGHSWVLDGTIGGKYSAFAQEEL
- a CDS encoding aromatic amino acid transaminase; the protein is MMLHHLEPLPPDPLLGLTDRFNSDTRDTKVDLGVGMYQNEAGEVPVMRAIRKAEHRVLDSLTSLAYVGAPGVKAFVTHAPTLVLGNTVSPDRVACLQTIAGTGALYLIMALVKRASPDATLWLPNPTWPNHHQIAEQTGLSVKTYPYYDRATHWVTLEAAMEALADAGPNDVVLFHACCHNPTGGDPTVQQWEQLADLANNQGFQVLMDTAYLGLGDGLVEDARSIQIMANKLPELFVALSASKSFGIYRERVGAAIVVTRDTAIRDIAQSQMTQIARSTYSLAPAHGGAVVGTVLADDALYQEWADEIEEMGARLRALRNGLADRLANLTGSDRFDFIRHEKGMFSFLGISAAQVDQLIDQFGVYAVSSSRINIGGLREANLDYVANAIAQVIAD